Proteins from one Psilocybe cubensis strain MGC-MH-2018 chromosome 11, whole genome shotgun sequence genomic window:
- a CDS encoding Cytochrome P450 monooxygenase 208 codes for MEELDKRGSIYSDRPVLEMGGELVGYSQTLVLMTYGSRFRTYRKHFSRYIGGVRPMQELHPLIEEEARRFLKRTLAAPDDLLPNLRKLAGGIILRLTYGYQVIDGEDPFVNLIEKANDNFNAATVAGAYPVDFFPLLKKLPEWLPGMGFMQTAREWAKDTEAMVEVPWEFTKQQMAEGKARPSFVSTNLENESGMSSDDIRDLKLAASSMYGGGADTTVSAEYAFYLAMVLYPDVQKKAQAEIDAVIGTGRLPTLSDQPHLPYVNAVVTEVLRWNSVAPTGVPHTAIEDGYISGYFIPKNSLILANLWNMLHDPETYPDPFTFDPERHIASPGKEAQRDPRKVCFGYGRRVCPGMYLAEASLFSCISMTLAAFNIEKKVENGVPITPVHENTSGIISYPKPFKCVIKARSEKAVSLISEEVI; via the exons ATGGAAGAGTTGGATAAGAGAGGATCCATATACTCCGATAGACCTGTACTCGAAATGGGAGGGGAGTTGGTGGGATACTCGCAGACATTGGTTTTGATGACCTACGGCTCGAGATTCCGAACCTATAGAAAGCATTTCTCGCGTTATATTGGCGGTGTCAGGCCAATGCAGGAACTGCATCCtttgattgaagaagaagcacGTCGTTTTTTGAAACGCACTCTCGCTGCACCCGACGACCTTCTCCCTAACCTTCGAAA GCTGGCCGGCGGAATTATCTTGCGACTTACTTACGGTTATCAAGTCATCGACGGGGAGGATCCATTCGTGAACTTGATCGAAAAGGCCAATGACAATTTCAATGCTGCAACTGTCGCTGGAGCCTATCCTGTCGATTTCTTCCCCttgttgaagaagcttcCGGAGTGGCTTCCTGGTATGGGTTTCATGCAAACTGCGCGCGAGTGGGCGAAGGACACTGAGGCGATGGTGGAAGTGCCTTGGGAATTTACGAAACAGCAAATG GCTGAAGGAAAAGCCCGTCCATCTTTCGTGTCCACAAACCTTGAGAATGAAAGTGGTATGTCATCTGACGATATTCGGGACTTGAAGCTGGCGGCAAGTTCTATGTACGGAG GCGGTGCAGACACGACTGTGTCCGCTGAATACGCCTTTTATTTAGCCATGGTTCTTTACCCAG ACGTGCAAAAGAAGGCTCAGGCTGAAATTGACGCCGTCATTGGCACGGGGCGCCTGCCTACTCTAAGTGATCAACCGCACCTTCCATACGTAAATGCTGTAGTCACAGAGGTACTTCGATGGAACAGCGTTGCACCCACAG GAGTGCCTCACACGGCCATCGAAGATGGTTATATCTCTGGATATTTCATTCCGAAAAATTCTCTCATACTCGCCAATCTATG GAACATGCTTCACGACCCGGAGACGTACCCAGACCCATTTACCTTCGATCCCGAACGACATATAGCCTCTCCTGGAAAAGAAGCGCAGCGTGATCCAAGGAAGGTATGCTTCGGGTACGGCCGGCGAGTGTGTCCCGGCATGTATCTGGCGGAAGCGTCTTTGTTCTCCTGCATTTCCATGACGCTTGCAGCGTTCAATATCGAAAAGAAGGTCGAGAACGGCGTTCCTATCACCCCTGTTCACGAGAACACCTCTGGAATAATCAG TTACCCTAAACCTTTCAAATGCGTTATCAAAGCTCGTTCGGAGAAAGCAGTGTCCTTGATCTCTGAAGAGGTTATCTAA
- a CDS encoding Endoplasmic reticulum mannosyl-oligosaccharide 1,2-alpha-mannosidase: MLPRYQALPTSPLSSSATEKSPKKYNLSLFSGRWATRWLFAALAAAVVVFLGLPILRDLNWEWGFPWSQSTVPLHLQGYTRPSSIRLPTEEEQAFWDLRKDEVRDAFQHAWTGYRSVAFPNDELTPVMGGKSNKFNGWGVTLFDSLDTLWMMGLEDEFSSAVETVKDWKFEEIKPDQFVPFFETTIRYLGGLLSAYALSGNEILLNLADDVGRILIKAFNEATSCQLEFKYLAKLTGKREYYDKVQAVMEIFYNASNATNGLFVDQWFGSTGLPSGNHITVGGGSDSGYEYFLKQWVMSGDEKARTQYLTSINSIIDNLIYVTPNGTRGLMYVTDTDTYMTAHRQEHLSCFLPGLLALGAALLDLPPDVREKHEWAASGLTYTCYIAYADQQSGLAPEEIRMNGPGVKWVDELRRWEQGGRQGKAPGMGEPPAYKNWELREYANGWPSVYLLRPETIESIFYMWRTTGDVKWRERGYEIFRAISTRTRTKFGFSSVVGVDKRLRLLDEMPSYFLAETLKYFYLLFDEIDTYPMDRWVFNTEAHPLPTFSWTSDEREAFNITL, encoded by the exons ATGCTTCCCAGGTACCAGGCGCTCCCGACGTCCCCCCTGTCGTCGTCGGCGACCGAGAAGAGTCCAAAGAAATATAACCTGTCGCTGTTCAGTGGGAGATGGGCGACCCGTTGGCTTTTCGCGGCACTTGCAGCAGCTGTTGTCGTGTTTCTTGGATTGCCGATTTTGCGGGATCTTAATTGGGAATGGGGGTTTCCCTGGAGTCAGTCGACCGTACCTCTGCATTTACAGGGATACACTAGACCGTCGTCGATACGTTTACCGACCGAGGAGGAGCAGGCGTTTTGGGATCTGAGGAAAGATGAAGTGAGGGACGCATTTCAGCATGCGTGGACGGGATATCGGTCTGTCGCTTTCCCGAATGACGAGTTGACCCCGGTTATGGGGGGAAAGTCCAACAA ATTTAATGGATGGGGAGTGACACTTTTTGATTCGCTCGATACGTTGTGGATGATGGGGCTTGAGGATGAATTTTCCAGTGCAGTTGAGACTGTCAAGGATTGGAAATTTGAAGAGATCAAG CCTGATCAGTTCGTACCATTCTTTGAGACGACAATACGATACCTAGGAGGCCTGTTATCAGCATATGCACTGTCAGGAAACGAGATTCTTCTCAATCTCGCTGACGATGTTGGACGGATTCTCATCAAGGCATTCAATG AAGCAACGTCTTGTCAGTTGGAATTCAAGTACCTCGCCAAGTTGACCGGGAAGAGGGAGTATTATGACAAG GTTCAAGCTGTTATGGAGATATTTTACAACGCGAGCAACGCAACGAATGGTCTATTTGTGGACCAGTGGTTTGGTTCGACGGGGTTGCCGAGTGGTA ACCACATTACTGTCGGTGGCGGATCCGATAGCGGTTACGAGTATTTTTTGAAGCAATGGGTAATGAGCGGAGATGAAAAGGCCCGAACCCAAT ATCTGACGTCCATAAACAGCATTATCGACAACCTCATCTATGTCACTCCCAATGGCACACGCGGGCTCATGTACGTCACGGACACGGATACCTACATGACCGCACACAGACAGGAGCACCTCTCCTGCTTCCTTCCCGGTCTCTTAGCCCTCGGCGCCGCCCTCCTGGACTTACCCCCTGACGTACGCGAGAAGCATGAGTGGGCAGCAAGCGGATTGACGTATACGTGCTACATTGCGTATGCGGACCAGCAGTCTGGTTTGGCGCCGGAGGAGATACGGATGAATGGACCAGGGGTCAAGTGGGTCGATGAGCTGAGGAGGTGGGAGCAAGGTGGAAGACAAGGGAAAGCACCAGGGATGGGTGAACCACCTGCGTATAAGAATTGGGAGCTGAGGGAGTATGCGAATGGATGGCCAAGTGTTTACCTCCTTCGCCCAGAG ACGATTGAGAGTATATTCTATATGTGGAGGACTACCGGAGATGTGAAATGGAGAGAACGTGGTTATGAAATATTCAGAGCAATaagcacccgcacccgcaccaaGTTTGGGTTTTCGAGTGTCGTTGGCGTCGATAAACGCCTAAGGCTCCTAGACGAGATGCCTAG CTATTTCCTTGCGGAAACTCTCAAATATTTCTATCTGTTGTTTGATGAGATTGACACATACCCCATGGATAGATGGGTTTTCAACACGGAAGCACATCCTCTTCCTACATTTTCATGGACGAGTGATGAGAGAGAAGCATTCAATATCACATTGTAG
- a CDS encoding Lipase 1 produces the protein MLSFPLLRAHVLLGLLFLLPNLVENTAATSPGSDPIVKLNYGAFQGSVVGNVESFLGMPFAAPPVGNLRFAPPHPPVAFRGVHQATTFGAACFQQAANASVFPGSLVPTIAGLISTGAPNPSVISEDCLFINVVRPVGTQPGKKLPVVFWIYGGGFQNGDTSLYPGSNIVSRSIALNEPVVYVSANYRLSALGWLASKEVQAAGLGNIGLRDQRFALKWVQKYITAFGGDPRRVTIWGESAGALSVGTHLIINDGNPEGLFHAAVMQSGSPYLMLDIADKQPIFDQLVANSGCTGSPDPIACMRAVPFDQFSTAMNLSPNLFSFSSLSLAWQPTIDGDLIKRDPQISLQKGLYAKVPILSGDCDDEGTFFSFANANITTNEDFLSYMQSNYFRGILSDEQLAAVGEAYPDDVTQGSPFDTGTANALTPQYKRLAAIQGDWSFQAPRRFLLETTSKTQPTFAFLYKRNKTSTALGSFHGTDIPEFYGAGPSPDLVGADAIINFANTGNPSLPKNPKSLLSSVNWKQWGSSKTNPPMLTFTDPIPSIAITSDTFRLQQMALLTQISLQIANTSAQP, from the exons ATGCTTTCGTTTCCCCTTCTGCGGGCTCACGTTCTACTTGGACTACTCTTTTTACTGCCAAATCTCGTTGAAAATACTGCGGCGACATCACCTGGATCTGATCCTATCGTCAAACTTAACTATGGCGCATTTCAGGGCAGTGTAGTTGGTAATGTTGAAAGTTTCCTCGGCATGCCTTTTGCCGCACCGCC AGTTGGGAATTTACGATTTGCGCCTCCCCACCCCCCTGTTGCCTTCAGGGGCGTTCATCAGGCAACTACTTTTGGAGCGGCATGTTTCCAACAAGCGGCGAATGCCTCTGTCTTTCCTGGAAGCCTAGTTCCAACTATTGCTGGTTTGATTTCTACAGGGGCCCCTAATCCCTCTGTTATATCGGAAGATT GTCTGTTTATAAACGTTGTCAGACCTGTAGGCACACAGCCTGGGAAGAAACTCCCAGTCGTCTTT TGGATATACGGAG GTGGCTTTCAGAATGGCGACACTTCGCTGTACCCAGGAAGCAACATCGTCTCTCGATCAATCGCCCTCAACGAGCCTGTTGTTTATGTATCAGCAAACTACCGTTTGAGTG CACTTGGTTGGCTAGCATCCAAAGAGGTGCAGGCTGCTGGCCTTGGAAACATTGGTTTAAGAGATC AACGTTTCGCCTTAAAGTGGGTACAGAAATATATCACAGCTTTCGGAGGTGATCCTCGTAGAGTTACTAT ATGGGGAGAAAGTGCAGGGGCCTTATCAGTTGGTACTCATTTGATCATCAACGATGGTAATCCAGAAGGTCTATTCCACGCAGCTGTAATG CAATCCGGTTCTCCCTACTTGATGTTGGACATTGCCGACAAGCAACCCATCTTCGACCAGTTGGTGGCCAACTCGGGCTGCACAGGCTCCCCCGATCCTATCGCATGCATGAGAGCAGTTCCGTTCGACCAGTTCTCCACAGCTATGAACTTGTCTCCCAATCTCTTCTCGTTTTCAAGTCTTTCCCTTGCCTGGCAGCCGACCATCGATGGCGATTTAATTAAGAGAGATCCTCAGATATCTCTCCAAAAAGGTCTCTATGCAAAG GTTCCCATACTCTCCGGAGACTGTGACGACGAGGGAAC ATTTTTCTCGTTTGCTAATGCAAACATCAC AACCAACGAAGATTTCTTATCCTACATGCAATCCAA TTACTTCCGCGGGATATTGTCGGACGAGCAGCTTGCAGCTGTAGGTGAAGCATATCCGGACGATGTCACTCAG GGTTCCCCTTTTGATACCGGAACAGCAAACGCCCTCAC TCCCCAGTATAAGCGCCTTGCAGCTATACAGGGAGACTGGTCTTTCCAAGCTCCCCGGCGATTTTTGCTGGAAACGACCTCAAAGACTCAACCTACCTTTGCATTCT TGTATAAACGTAACAAAACAAGTACCGCACTTGGGTCATTCCACGGAACCGATATACCAGAGTTTTACGGCGCTGGACCCTCACCAGATCTCGTTGGAGCAGATGCGATAA TCAACTTTGCCAATACCGGCAATCCATCGCTTCCCAAGAATCCCAAAAGTCTTCTCTCCTCTGTCAACTGGAAGCAATGGGGGTCGTCCAAGACAAACCCACCCATGTTGACTTTCACGGACCCAATCCCGAGCATCGCGATCACATCTGATACCTTCAGGCTCCAGCAGATGGCGTTGTTGACACAAATCTCTCTGCAGATTGCCAATACCTCTGCACAACCTTAA
- a CDS encoding Urea-proton symporter DUR3, which yields MAVTSACSAELHKANIDLGWLFYVQGVVLSPAVIPIALTVTWRKLTSAGIIAGALLGASLGMTAWMIGCWKIYDPADYDFKGTRGIANLDIDIEGDAVNKSSSDVVDAKSPSIEKSEKDPADIRTDAVVAADENTSSNGPDEEEQPSMATLKLAFKKAAWYSLTLTSIVTVIAIYAD from the exons ATGGCTGTAACAAGCGCATGTAGTGCCGAG TTGCACAAGGCAAATATTGATCTCGGCTGG CTGTTCTACGTGCA GGGTGTCGTTCTGAGTCCAGCTGTTATACCAATTGCACTAACGGTGACATGGCGAAAATTGACAAGCGCTGGCATCATAGCAGGTGCTTTACTGGGAGCTTCACTAG GGATGACAGCGTGGATGATAGGATGCTGGAAAATCTATG ATCCTGCCGACTATGATTTCAAAGGCACACGAGGAATTGCAAATCTTGACATAGACATCGAAGGGGATGCCGTTAATAAAAGTTCATCCGATGTCGTGGATGCAAAGAGTCCTAGTAttgaaaaaagtgaaaaggaCCCGGCTGACATTCGGACCGATGCTGTAGTAGCCGCTGACGAGAATACGTCTTCGAATGGTCCTGATGAGGAAGAACAACCAAGCATGGCCACGCTGAAACTCGCTTTCAAGAAAGCGGCGTGGTACAGCTTAACGCTAACGTCAATTGTCACAGTCATAG CCATCTATGCTGATTAG
- a CDS encoding Heat shock protein 70-like protein C57A7.12 (Heat shock protein 70 homolog C57A7.12) — MSKQQNGASRATSVTPAPGTPTPASGPTSSLHPVVGINFGNSYASIAVFTKEGLAESIANEDGERQIACAISFHGEELYIGNQAKQQLVKNAKNSIVGFRNLLGKKFSEIPGSEHPTLSAPIIQHPDLADTIAYKVEVLQPAPSPLPTSAITTPAASHAPTPRSEPTPTSRILTVHDVTVIFLRSLLKSAEDFLGKPITGAVISVPEAETFNDKQREALKEAAKEAGLNVLQLLDEAAAVVSLTTTSLWSSEEDQEEGGQPLNKDRTQLVVDLGSSALSLHLVSVREGLSYVLSSSFTPNVGGDKIDDKLITFFAADFTKKTKVPLKVCPAPADAVADQRAEAKLRLAIEHTKRTISASPGAATCSVESLKDGMDYTGNINRMRFDMLASPIYAAVADAITALLSRAAFDAHDVDEVVYVGGTGCLPGLDNRICLQAGFREDVQTPFARGIVVGGGVGDPTTIIARGCAYQAALLDTLTNSESQEDKEILAAFEAGSEANQVKATTKTIGVLFPNDLEENKEVGGTWIPVVQRETALPVRRIVSLDVEVEEESKRVAFEVWEVVEGIRVEKVTPPKSQDDEEEEEEEEEEEEIEVKHRTVTKHALLAAFDGKAKLAVQTKGKGPQKGKWFTRVEIQFVVGIDGDLNVELKEIGGEEGLVQRIHVAA, encoded by the exons ATGTCGAAACAACAAAACGGCGCCTCCCGTGCTACATCAGTCACTCCCGCTCCTGGTACACCCACTCCTGCTTCAGGGCCCACATCTTCGCTGCACCCTGTAGTCGGCATCAACTTCGGAAATTCGTATGCGTCAATCGCCGTTTTCACCAAGGAGGGTCTGGCGGAATCGATCGCGAATGAAGATGGAGAGCGACAAATCGCTTGTGCCATCTCCTTCCATGGCGAGGAATTG TATATCGGAAACCAAGCCAAACAGCAGCTCGTGAAAAACGCAAAGAACTCTATCGTTGGGTTCAGAAATCTTCTGGGCAAAAA ATTCTCTGAAATTCCAGGGTCAGAACACCCCACTCTTTCTGCGCCCATCATTCAACACCCCGACTTGGCCGATACCATTGCCTACAAAGTTGAGGTCCTCCAACCAGCCCCTTCTCCCTTGCCCACTTCCGCGATTACAACTCCCGCTGCGTCACACGCTCCCACTCCTCGTTCTGAACCCACCCCCACTTCCCGCATCCTCACTGTTCACGATGTTACCGTCATCTTCCTGCGCTCTCTGCTAAAATCTGCCGAAGATTTCCTCGGCAAGCCCATCACAGGTGCCGTCATCAGCGTACCCGAAGCTGAGACCTTCAACGACAAACAGCGAGAAGCGCTTAAGGAAGCGGCTAAGGAGGCCGGCCTTAATGTACTGCAGCTTTTGGAcgaggctgctgctgtggtTTCACTCACTACCACTTCATTGTGGAGCAGCGAGGAAGATCAGGAGGAAGGTGGCCAACCATTAAACAAAGACAGGACCCAGCTCGTCGTCGACCTCGGTTCATCCGCACTTTCGCTTCACCTTGTGTCTGTGCGTGAAGGACTAAGCTATgttctttcctcctccttcacCCCTAATGTCGGAGGCGACAAGATCGACGACAAGCTCATCACTTTCTTCGCCGCCGATTTCACCAAAAAGACCAAGGTTCCTCTCAAGGTGTGCCCCGCCCCCGCTGATGCCGTTGCCGACCAACGCGCGGAGGCCAAGCTGCGCCTCGCTATCGAACACACCAAACGCACCATCAGTGCCTCACCTGGTGCGGCTACCTGCAGTGTCGAGTCACTCAAGGATGGCATGGATTACACCGGTAACATCAACCGTATGCGTTTCGATATGCTCGCGTCGCCCATCTACGCCGCCGTCGCAGACGCGATCACTGCTCTTCTCTCGCGCGCCGCGTTTGATGCGcatgatgtcgatgaggTTGTGTACGTTGGTGGTACCGGATGTCTTCCTGGTCTCGATAACAGGATCTGCCTGCAGGCCGGATTCAGGGAAGATGTTCAAACGCCGTTTGCGCGTGGCATCGTTGTCGGTGGAGGCGTCGGAGACCCAACTACCATCATCGCCCGTGGATGCGCATACCAAGCTGCGCTCCTCGATACCCTCACCAACTCGGAATCGCAGGAAGACAAGGAGATCCTTGCTGCCTTCGAAGCTGGCTCCGAGGCTAACCAGGTGAAAGCGACGACTAAGACGATTGGTGTTCTTTTCCCCAATGACCTCGAAGAGAACAAGGAGGTCGGCGGTACCTGGATCCCCGTTGTTCAGCGCGAAACCGCGTTGCCTGTGCGCCGCATTGTGTCGCTTgatgttgaagttgaagaagagagCAAACGCGTTGCGTTCGAGGTGTGGGAGGTTGTTGAGGGCATCCGCGTTGAGAAGGTCACTCCTCCTAAATCCCaagacgatgaggaggaggaagaggaagaagaagaggaggaggaaattgaGGTTAAGCACCGCACAGTCACCAAACACGCGCTGCTCGCTGCATTTGATGGGAAAGCTAAACTCGCTGTGCAAACGAAAGGCAAGGGACCTCAGAAGGGCAAATGGTTCACGCGCGTCGAGATCCAGTTCGTTGTTGGAATCGATGGAGATCTGAACGTCGAGCTGAAGGAGattggaggagaggaaggacTGGTCCAGAGGATTCACGTCGCTGCGTaa
- a CDS encoding Mannosyl-oligosaccharide 1,2-alpha-mannosidase IC, with the protein MEQLARLSTRANPLSKLVTRWVLVAFLGLALLWYSKPWLELSAHGDFTPPLWLYGPHSENDETPYKFAPPPPHELQAIWEPRKEEVRAAFRHAWSGYMMRAFPSDELLPLSGGKSDKYNGWSVTLFDSLDTMWIMGLHEEFKDAVERIKDVHFFPTKPDHYAPFFETTIRYLGGILSAYALSGEETLLRLADEMGQILIPAFNGTESGLPAFSVNVENGKILSDLNKKTVLFAEAASCQLEFKYLAKLTGNREYYQRVQDTMNVFYKANVSDGLFHDNWLMKEGTPTGTHFTIGATADSGYEYLLKQWLQSGDVQARDQYIKSAEGIINNLIYVTPKRGLMYVGDLQNNYLMHRLEHLSCYLPGVLALGAATLDLEPEVRELHEMAAHGLAYTCAISYADQVTGLGPDQMQMTQGKKWIDEVYMWNQTGRMGEAPGMREYPVERDPRRRDYVHGWPSAYLLRPETIESIYYMWKTTGDIRWRERGYEIFKAINKHTWTKFGFTSVYGVDSVPVTYTDDMPSWFLAETLKYLYLLMDDTDVINLREWVFNTEAHPLPMFSWTEEEKRTFKISS; encoded by the exons ATGGAGCAACTCGCACGGCTCTCGACGCGCGCAAATCCACTCAGCAAACTCGTCACTCGCTGGGTCCTCGTCGCGTTCCTCGGACTGGCTCTGCTCTGGTACTCCAAACCCTGGCTAGAGCTCTCGGCGCATGGAGATTTTACCCCACCCCTCTGGCTCTATGGCCCGCATTCCGAGAACGACGAGACCCCCTATAAGTTTGCACCGCCGCCCCCGCACGAGCTGCAGGCGATTTGGGAGccgaggaaggaggaggttAGAGCGGCGTTTAGGCATGCGTGGAGCGGGTACATGATGAGGGCGTTCCCGAGCGACGAGCTGCTTCCGCTGTCGGGTGGCAAGTCGGACAA GTACAATGGGTGGTCGGTTACACTGTTTGATTCTCTGGATACAATGTGGATTATGGGGTTGCATGAAGAGTTCAAGGATGCCGTAGAGAGGATTAAGGACGTCCATTTCTTTCCTACCAAG CCCGATCATTATGCGCCATTTTTTGAGACGACTATACGTTATTTGGGTGGTATACTTTCAGCCTATGCATTATCGGGAGAAGAAACACTTCTTAGACTCGCTGATGAAATGGGCCAAATACTCATCCCGGCGTTCAATGGTACAGAATCTGGGCTTCCTGCTTTTTCAGTGAATGTCGAAAA TGGAAAGATATTGTCGGATTTGAACAAGAAGACTGTTCTCTTTGCGGAGGCGGCTTCGTGCCAGCTTGAATTCAAATACCTGGCTAAATTAACGGGAAATAGGGAATATTACCAGCGA GTGCAAGACACAATGAACGTATTCTACAAGGCCAACGTCTCGGATGGTTTGTTCCATGATAACTGGCTGATGAAAGAGGGAACACCTACTGGGA CCCACTTCACCATTGGAGCTACGGCAGATAGTGGATACGAGTATCTGCTTAAGCAGTGGCTTCAGAGCGGTGATGTTCAGGCGAGGGATCAGT ATATCAAATCCGCAGAGGGTATCATCAACAACCTCATCTACGTCACTCCGAAGCGCGGGCTCATGTACGTGGGGGACCTACAGAACAACTATTTGATGCACCGCCTCGAACATCTGTCATGTTATCTCCCCGGAGTGCTCGCCCTAGGCGCGGCGACGCTCGATTTGGAGCCGGAGGTTCGTGAGCTGCATGAGATGGCGGCACATGGGCTGGCGTACACCTGTGCCATCTCGTATGCAGACCAGGTCACTGGGTTGGGGCCGGACCAGATGCAAATGACGCAAGGAAAGAAATGGATTGATGAGGTTTACATGTGGAATCAGACGGGACGGATGGGGGAGGCCCCTGGTATGAGGGAGTATCCTGTTGAACGTGACCCACGGCGTCGGGACTATGTGCACGGTTGGCCGAGCGCTTATTTACTGAGACCTGAG ACCATCGAAAGCATCTATTATATGTGGAAGACAACGGGTGATATCAGATGGAGAGAACGGGGCTATGAAATCTTCAAGGCGATCAATAAGCATACTTGGACCAAATTCGGCTTTACCAGCGTCTATGGCGTCGATTCGGTCCCTGTCACGTACACCGATGATATGCCAAG TTGGTTCCTTGCGGAAACGTTGAAATACCTCTACTTGTTAATGGACGACACCGATGTTATCAACCTACGTGAATGGGTGTTTAACACGGAAGCACATCCCCTACCGATGTTTTCTTGgactgaagaagagaaaaggacatttaaaatttcatcatGA
- a CDS encoding Lipase 3 — MLSPWLDRRLWALFALASFGKASPAPPTVTSGPVVKLNYGSFQGQVSGNVETFLGMPFAAPPIGNLRFAPPQPPVKFKGIRQASNFGAACFQQSTNASALGPLAAIINELIANGSPGPAVVSEDCLFINVVKPANIPPGKTLPVLFWIYGGGFEAGDTSFNPGNTVVSRSIALGEPVIYVSANYRLSALGWLASKEVKEAGLGNAGLRDQRFAMQWVQDHIRFFGGDPKRVTIWGESAGAISVGSHLVINDGNPAGLFHGAVMESGSPVPMQDITSKQPVFDQLVASTGCTGQKDPIQCMRAVPFDKFAEAMNLTPNLFSFSSLAIPWQPTIDGEIIVRDPQVSIQKGLYAKVPLITGDCDDEGTLFSLSNGNITTNDEFLAYMQSNYFRGLISNDDLAAVGAAYPDDITAGSPFDTGTANAITPEFKRLAAVQGDLIFQAPRRFFLQTASTTQPTFAFLFKRGKATPLLGSFHGSDIPEFYGSGTAPDFIGTDGLVNFANTGNPSLPKNPISLLSAVDWQPWSSSKTSPPLLTFLDPAPAIAITADTFRATQMDLLTKLSLQLDSNQ; from the exons ATGCTGTCTCCTTGGCTTGACAGAAGGCTTTGGGCTCTGTTTGCTCTTGCCTCTTTTGGAAAGGCTTCCCCTGCGCCTCCTACAGTTACATCGGGACCGGTTGTCAAGCTCAATTATGGCTCCTTTCAGGGACAGGTATCGGGCAATGTAGAGACCTTTCTCGGGATGCCCTTTGCTGCCCCACC CATTGGAAATCTTCGCTTTGCGCCACCTCAACCACCGGTAAAGTTCAAAGGTATCCGTCAGGCGAGTAATTTTGGAGCAGCCTGttttcaacaatcaacaaACGCATCCGCTTTGGGACCTCTCGCGGCAATAATCAATGAACTAATCGCCAACGGGTCTCCTGGACCGGCTGTAGTATCTGAAGATT GTCTCTTCATCAATGTCGTCAAACCTGCAAATATACCTCCAGGGAAGACTCTCCCAGTTCTATTT TGGATTTATGGAG GTGGATTTGAAGCTGGAGACACCTCATTTAATCCAGGAAATACTGTAGTTTCTCGATCGATTGCGTTGGGAGAACCTGTTATATATGTATCAGCCAACTATCGTCTAAGCG CACTCGGGTGGTTGGCCTCGAAGGAGGTTAAAGAAGCTGGCCTTGGTAACGCAGGGCTGCGAGATC AACGCTTCGCTATGCAGTGGGTCCAGGACCACATCAGATTTTTTGGGGGAGATCCGAAAAGAGTCACAAT TTGGGGCGAAAGCGCGGGTGCTATCTCCGTTGGTTCACACTTGGTAATTAACGATGGAAATCCTGCTGGTCTTTTCCATGGTGCAGTCATG GAGTCCGGTTCACCCGTTCCAATGCAAGATATCACTTCTAAGCAACCCGTCTTTGACCAGTTGGTTGCAAGCACAGGATGTACCGGCCAGAAGGATCCTATTCAATGCATGAGAGCTGTCCCATTTGATAAATTCGCAGAGGCCATGAATTTAACACCTAACCTGTTCTCATTTTCAAGTCTTGCGATTCCGTGGCAGCCCACTATTGATGGTGAAATAATTGTGCGAGATCCTCAAGTTTCAATTCAAAAAGGCCTGTATGCCAAG GTGCCTCTTATTACAGGGGATTGCGATGATGAGGGAAC attgttttctctttccaaTGGCAATATCAC AACCAATGATGAATTTTTGGCGTACATGCAATCCAA CTACTTCCGTGGATTGATTTCGAACGATGACTTGGCTGCAGTCGGTGCTGCATATCCTGATGATATCACAGCG GGATCGCCCTTTGATACCGGAACTGCCAACGCTATCAC ACCCGAATTCAAACGACTTGCTGCGGTGCAGGGAGATCTGATCTTCCAAGCTCCTAGACGATTCTTCTTGCAGACTGCGTCTACCACTCAGCCAACTTTCGCATTTT tgtTCAAGCGAGGTAAAGCGACGCCTCTTCTAGGATCATTCCATGGCTCCGACATCCCTGAATTTTATGGGTCCGGAACGGCGCCGGACTTCATCGGTACCGATGGGCTAG TCAATTTCGCAAACACTGGGAACCCATCGTTACCGAAGAATCCCATCAGTCTCCTCTCTGCTGTTGACTGGCAACCATGGAGTTCCTCCAAGACCAGCCCTCCGTTGTTGACTTTCCTTGACCCTGCTCCGGCGATTGCCATCACGGCTGATACTTTCCGTGCGACGCAAATGGATCTGCTAACGAAACTATCTCTTCAACTTGATTCTAATCAATGA